A genomic region of Candidatus Zixiibacteriota bacterium contains the following coding sequences:
- a CDS encoding Glu/Leu/Phe/Val dehydrogenase: MSKAFNAFEMAQAQFDHVADALELEAPVRDLLRNPLREYHFSIPVRMDDGTVQVFRGFRVQHNDARGPCKGGIRFHPQETVDTVRALSMWMTWKCAVVDIPLGGGKGGVICDPHNLSAREQEAICRGWVRQLARNVGPVADIPAPDVMTNAQHMLWMLDEYEHIHGGKFPGFITGKPIGMGGSQGRTEATGFGVVFTIREALKELGIQPEDTCASVQGFGNVSQYAIKLYEQMGGKVICVSSWDQADQKSYAFVKKDGIKLKAMLEITDRFGGIDKDKARDLGYEVQDGDAWIDQDVDILIPAALENQITGETVTRISSKVKVVAEGANGPTTPEADAVLKERGIFIIPDFLANAGGVTCSYFEQVQSNTNYFWEKNEVLEKLDTKMTSAFASVSELARKRKLFMRDAAYAIAIDRVAHACRDRGWV, from the coding sequence ATGAGCAAGGCGTTTAACGCATTTGAAATGGCTCAGGCTCAGTTTGATCACGTTGCTGATGCCTTGGAGTTGGAAGCTCCCGTTCGTGACCTGTTGCGCAATCCGTTGAGAGAATACCATTTCAGCATCCCGGTCAGAATGGACGACGGCACGGTACAGGTTTTCCGAGGCTTCCGCGTACAGCACAATGATGCCCGGGGACCATGCAAAGGCGGTATTCGATTTCATCCCCAGGAAACAGTCGATACCGTTCGCGCTTTGTCGATGTGGATGACGTGGAAATGTGCTGTAGTCGACATTCCACTCGGCGGTGGCAAGGGTGGTGTGATCTGTGATCCGCATAATCTCAGTGCGCGTGAACAAGAGGCGATATGCCGGGGCTGGGTACGCCAACTGGCCAGGAATGTCGGGCCGGTGGCGGATATTCCCGCTCCTGACGTAATGACCAACGCTCAACATATGCTTTGGATGCTGGATGAATATGAACACATCCACGGTGGCAAATTCCCTGGATTCATAACTGGTAAGCCAATTGGAATGGGTGGCTCGCAGGGTCGTACCGAGGCCACTGGATTTGGAGTTGTCTTCACTATCCGTGAAGCACTGAAAGAGCTTGGGATACAACCAGAAGATACCTGCGCATCGGTCCAGGGTTTTGGGAATGTCTCTCAGTATGCAATCAAGCTTTACGAACAGATGGGTGGCAAAGTGATCTGTGTGTCCAGCTGGGATCAGGCTGACCAGAAATCGTATGCGTTTGTCAAAAAAGATGGAATCAAACTCAAGGCAATGCTGGAGATTACTGATCGCTTTGGCGGGATAGACAAGGATAAGGCCCGTGATCTTGGGTATGAGGTTCAGGACGGTGATGCCTGGATTGACCAGGATGTCGATATCTTGATTCCGGCTGCTCTGGAGAACCAGATCACCGGGGAAACCGTTACCCGGATTAGTTCGAAAGTCAAAGTTGTTGCCGAGGGTGCCAATGGTCCGACCACTCCCGAGGCGGATGCTGTTCTTAAGGAACGTGGCATTTTTATCATTCCGGACTTTCTGGCCAACGCTGGCGGTGTTACCTGCAGCTATTTCGAACAGGTGCAGTCCAACACCAACTACTTTTGGGAAAAAAACGAAGTCCTTGAAAAATTGGACACCAAGATGACTTCGGCTTTTGCCTCGGTCAGCGAATTGGCCCGCAAGCGCAAACTGTTTATGCGCGACGCTGCCTATGCAATTGCCATTGATCGCGTTGCCCATGCGTGTCGCGACCGTGGATGGGTGTAA
- a CDS encoding GNAT family N-acetyltransferase, which produces MTEISYKNEVPDPVEYLELFETTGWNSKYRVDSVELSHALANSWYLVVAYDGDQLVGVGRVVSDGVLYGMIYDMIVRPSHQGKGVGSTILRMLVEECKSAGLRDIQLFSASGKTSFYLNRGFVERPEDAPGMRLKVNDQRTRASNLTY; this is translated from the coding sequence ATGACAGAAATTTCTTACAAGAATGAAGTACCTGATCCCGTCGAGTATCTGGAGCTTTTCGAGACCACGGGTTGGAATTCTAAATATCGAGTGGATTCGGTAGAATTGTCACACGCGCTGGCGAATAGTTGGTATCTGGTAGTGGCATATGATGGTGATCAACTCGTGGGGGTTGGGCGAGTTGTGTCGGACGGTGTCCTCTATGGCATGATCTATGACATGATCGTAAGACCGTCGCACCAAGGTAAAGGAGTAGGATCAACCATCCTTCGCATGTTAGTGGAAGAATGCAAATCCGCTGGATTGAGGGACATCCAGCTATTCTCAGCAAGTGGTAAAACGTCCTTCTACCTGAACCGAGGTTTTGTAGAGCGTCCTGAGGACGCTCCAGGAATGAGGCTGAAAGTCAATGATCAGCGAACAAGAGCTAGCAACTTAACCTACTGA